One stretch of Thermanaerosceptrum fracticalcis DNA includes these proteins:
- a CDS encoding DUF4912 domain-containing protein, whose translation MSQYPTLPSSLPKDYVEPDYQLPSGYLETYLVLMVRDPECIFAYWEISPVTRSEFEQNYGRESWENSRLAMRISRGTEQNLFELDEAATNWYFHVKISNQSLLGELGRILPDQTFIVLASARLDLTIGTNPCFGTNRLYRPEHRQFLEKTLAKRQQETLSSYR comes from the coding sequence ATGTCCCAGTACCCTACTTTACCGTCTTCACTCCCCAAAGACTATGTTGAACCTGATTATCAACTTCCTTCCGGTTATCTGGAAACCTATCTGGTATTAATGGTGCGAGACCCGGAATGTATTTTTGCATACTGGGAAATCTCACCTGTGACCAGAAGTGAATTTGAGCAAAACTACGGGAGGGAAAGCTGGGAAAATTCCCGGCTGGCCATGCGCATTTCCCGGGGAACCGAACAAAATCTGTTCGAACTGGACGAGGCAGCCACCAACTGGTATTTTCATGTGAAAATTTCCAACCAGTCGCTGCTGGGTGAATTAGGCAGGATTTTGCCCGATCAAACCTTCATTGTTTTAGCCTCTGCAAGGTTAGATTTAACCATAGGAACCAACCCTTGCTTTGGCACAAACAGGCTGTACCGGCCCGAACACAGGCAGTTCCTGGAGAAAACGCTGGCTAAACGGCAACAAGAGACACTTTCTTCTTACAGATAA
- a CDS encoding YegS/Rv2252/BmrU family lipid kinase, whose amino-acid sequence MDRALFVYNPLSGDRTIPTRLDYLINRFQQNNILLQPYRLTKNEPDKLPHILAENDFAFFLVSGGDGTLNSVLNILLKNGLNKPIGLLPFGTCNDFARSLNLPVNLNECLNVIFSGKTVDVDAGLINEERFFFSTCAGGLFVDVSFKTHDELKKNFGPFAYYLKALSEVAHMKCFPLKIETEAETIEENVLLFLILNGTHGGGFANLIKDADISDGLMDIVLIKNCAHIDLANLFFRVLSRESLNDKNVTILKSRTCKISGSSEVLLSVDGEKGPALPINVRFINKALKVFVK is encoded by the coding sequence ATGGACCGGGCCCTGTTTGTCTATAATCCATTATCAGGTGATCGCACTATCCCTACCAGGCTGGATTATCTGATAAACCGTTTTCAGCAAAACAATATTTTGCTTCAACCTTACCGCCTTACGAAAAATGAACCTGATAAGCTCCCGCACATACTGGCGGAAAATGATTTTGCCTTTTTCCTGGTTTCGGGAGGTGACGGGACCCTTAACTCCGTCCTGAATATTCTCTTGAAAAATGGTCTCAACAAACCCATAGGTTTACTTCCTTTTGGAACCTGCAACGACTTTGCTAGGAGCCTCAACCTTCCTGTCAACTTAAACGAATGCCTGAATGTCATTTTCTCCGGCAAAACCGTTGATGTGGATGCGGGCCTCATTAACGAGGAGAGATTTTTCTTCAGCACCTGTGCCGGGGGGCTCTTCGTTGATGTTTCCTTTAAAACCCATGATGAATTAAAGAAAAATTTTGGGCCCTTTGCTTACTATCTTAAGGCCTTAAGTGAAGTAGCGCATATGAAATGCTTCCCCCTCAAAATCGAAACGGAGGCAGAAACCATCGAAGAAAATGTCCTTCTCTTTTTGATTCTAAATGGCACCCACGGAGGAGGTTTTGCTAACCTCATTAAAGATGCGGATATCTCTGACGGTCTCATGGATATTGTCCTCATTAAAAACTGCGCTCACATCGACCTGGCCAATCTCTTTTTCCGGGTTTTAAGCCGGGAATCCCTCAACGACAAAAATGTGACGATTCTCAAGTCCAGGACCTGTAAAATCTCTGGCAGCAGTGAAGTCCTGCTCAGTGTGGACGGTGAAAAGGGTCCAGCTTTGCCCATCAATGTCCGCTTCATTAATAAAGCCCTGAAAGTATTCGTGAAATAA
- a CDS encoding 4Fe-4S binding protein, translating into MRDLKAIVEVITQYLEETQLNRVPELGNMKIYDGPLVGLANAEDPLFDKLKEPSVIGPHHLNPQEWLPGAQTVISYFLPFNETVRKSNRLDHLPSKEWLYGRYEGELCNDAVRRFLKEEIEKMGGKAVIPVQDARFQVIDKRSNWSERHAAFIAGLGTFGLSKSLITEKGCAGRYGSIVVNLRFEPTPRSYLKIDEYCTKCGACIDRCPAGAITEAGKAHEPCSRFVDDTKVRFAPRYGCGKCQTGVPCENTRP; encoded by the coding sequence ATGAGGGATTTAAAAGCTATAGTTGAGGTAATTACGCAATATCTTGAGGAAACACAGCTTAACAGGGTTCCCGAATTAGGAAATATGAAAATCTATGATGGGCCCCTGGTGGGATTGGCCAATGCAGAAGATCCCTTGTTTGACAAGCTCAAGGAGCCCTCTGTGATAGGTCCCCATCACCTGAATCCTCAGGAATGGCTGCCGGGAGCCCAGACAGTTATTTCATATTTTCTCCCATTTAATGAGACTGTCCGCAAGTCTAACAGGCTGGATCACTTACCATCTAAAGAGTGGCTGTACGGTCGCTATGAGGGTGAGTTGTGTAATGATGCCGTTCGTAGGTTTCTTAAGGAAGAAATCGAAAAAATGGGAGGAAAGGCGGTTATTCCTGTACAGGACGCCCGTTTCCAAGTAATTGATAAACGGAGCAACTGGTCGGAGCGGCATGCCGCTTTTATTGCCGGGTTAGGTACTTTTGGGTTAAGTAAATCTTTGATTACGGAAAAGGGCTGCGCCGGGCGTTACGGAAGTATTGTCGTTAATCTCCGGTTTGAACCTACGCCGCGCTCCTATCTGAAAATTGATGAGTACTGTACAAAGTGCGGTGCCTGTATTGACCGCTGCCCTGCCGGGGCCATTACCGAAGCAGGAAAAGCCCATGAACCATGTTCTCGCTTTGTTGACGATACGAAGGTGCGTTTTGCCCCCCGTTACGGCTGCGGAAAATGCCAGACGGGAGTACCCTGCGAAAACACGAGACCCTAA
- a CDS encoding M20/M25/M40 family metallo-hydrolase yields MGDLRGVKALFQDNKDIDGYISIDGTGASGICYLATGSHRFEVTFKGPGGHSFGAFGKVPSAIHALGRAIAKIADFQVPKDPKTTFTVGVISGGTSVNSIAAEAKMWVDMRSNSEDEVCKTEALFRKAVLDAYLEENTRWNTEAKVYPVIQLVGDRPAGTQPDDAPIVQAAWLSTKALGLEPELEGSSSTDSNLPISLGIPAVTLGAGGKSGNGHSPSEWYDPTDAYKGPQQIFLTILLSIAFNHHVAQLRANAH; encoded by the coding sequence CTGGGCGATCTCCGTGGGGTAAAAGCCCTTTTCCAGGATAACAAGGACATTGATGGATATATTTCCATTGATGGTACTGGTGCAAGCGGAATTTGTTATCTGGCTACCGGTAGCCACCGATTTGAAGTAACCTTTAAAGGTCCTGGTGGACACAGTTTTGGCGCCTTTGGAAAAGTTCCCAGCGCCATTCATGCTCTTGGCAGGGCTATCGCCAAGATTGCCGATTTCCAGGTGCCCAAGGATCCCAAAACTACGTTTACTGTGGGTGTAATAAGTGGCGGAACCTCTGTTAACTCTATTGCAGCAGAAGCCAAGATGTGGGTTGATATGCGTTCCAATAGCGAGGATGAAGTCTGCAAAACTGAAGCCTTGTTTAGGAAAGCTGTACTAGATGCATATCTCGAGGAAAACACCCGTTGGAACACCGAGGCTAAGGTCTACCCTGTAATTCAACTTGTTGGTGACAGGCCCGCTGGTACGCAGCCTGACGATGCGCCCATTGTTCAGGCAGCCTGGCTTTCCACCAAGGCACTGGGGTTGGAGCCCGAACTGGAAGGCTCCAGCAGTACTGACTCTAACCTGCCCATTAGCTTGGGGATTCCTGCTGTAACCCTTGGTGCGGGCGGTAAATCCGGTAATGGCCATTCGCCTAGTGAGTGGTATGATCCCACAGATGCCTACAAGGGGCCTCAGCAGATTTTTCTCACTATTCTTTTGTCAATAGCCTTTAACCATCATGTGGCCCAATTGCGCGCGAATGCTCATTGA
- a CDS encoding dicarboxylate/amino acid:cation symporter, with translation MKLSTKILIGLILGIIAGLLLSSATGFIKTWIQPFGTLFLNLIKMVIVPLVLASLVVGAASVGDVKKLGRIGGKTISYYLVTTALAVTIGLILANLLDPGFNMKLPADAKYAGKEAPPLSQVLLNIFPTNPVDSMVRADMLQIIVFALFLGIGITLIGERAKPVYNFFDGLAEVMYKITGVIMEFAPIGVFALITPVVAVNGPKVLIPLAKVIAAVYIGCLLHAAVVYSTAVRTLGNMNPLKFFQGFSPAMLIAFTTCSSSATLPVSMKSVEENLGVDKDVASFVLPLGATINMDGTAIYQGVCAVFVAQVYGMDLTLGQQLTVILTGTLASIGAAGVPGAGLIMLTMVLQSVNLPLEGIALIAGIDRILDMARTTINVTGDASAAVIVDYSEKKRVAKSGSMVV, from the coding sequence GTGAAGTTATCTACCAAAATACTCATCGGTCTTATCCTTGGTATTATTGCCGGTTTACTTCTTAGCAGTGCAACGGGATTCATCAAAACATGGATTCAACCTTTTGGGACTTTATTTCTTAATTTAATAAAAATGGTAATTGTTCCCCTGGTTCTGGCCTCCCTGGTAGTAGGTGCAGCCTCCGTGGGCGATGTGAAAAAGTTGGGCCGTATCGGCGGCAAAACAATCAGCTATTATTTAGTTACAACCGCCCTTGCCGTTACCATAGGTTTGATTCTCGCCAATCTCCTAGATCCCGGCTTCAACATGAAATTGCCTGCCGATGCCAAATATGCCGGGAAAGAAGCCCCGCCTCTTTCCCAAGTTCTCCTCAATATTTTCCCCACTAACCCCGTTGATTCAATGGTTCGTGCCGATATGCTGCAAATCATAGTCTTTGCCTTATTTTTAGGTATAGGCATCACTTTAATTGGGGAAAGGGCCAAACCTGTCTATAATTTCTTTGACGGTTTGGCTGAGGTAATGTATAAAATTACTGGAGTAATCATGGAATTCGCCCCTATCGGTGTCTTTGCTTTAATTACCCCTGTTGTGGCTGTGAATGGGCCCAAAGTTTTAATCCCCCTGGCCAAGGTTATCGCTGCCGTATACATCGGTTGTTTGCTCCATGCTGCCGTCGTATACTCTACAGCCGTCAGGACTTTGGGCAACATGAATCCCCTTAAATTTTTCCAAGGTTTTTCCCCTGCCATGCTCATTGCTTTCACCACCTGCAGCAGTTCCGCTACCCTTCCCGTTTCTATGAAATCTGTGGAAGAGAACCTGGGTGTGGATAAAGATGTAGCCAGTTTTGTCCTGCCCCTGGGCGCAACGATTAATATGGACGGAACCGCCATCTATCAAGGTGTTTGTGCCGTCTTTGTAGCCCAGGTTTATGGCATGGACCTCACTCTTGGACAGCAACTGACTGTAATCCTCACGGGAACCTTGGCTTCCATAGGAGCAGCAGGGGTACCCGGCGCCGGTCTTATTATGCTGACCATGGTTCTCCAGTCTGTCAACCTGCCGTTAGAGGGCATTGCGCTCATTGCAGGTATTGACCGTATCCTGGATATGGCCCGGACAACAATCAACGTTACAGGAGACGCCAGTGCCGCTGTGATTGTTGATTATAGTGAAAAGAAGAGAGTTGCTAAATCCGGCAGTATGGTTGTGTAG
- a CDS encoding enoyl-CoA hydratase/isomerase family protein, whose amino-acid sequence MDFKKIKFSIFEGIASILLNSPQNLNALDGAMLDDLTAVLDLCADDEKVKVVVISAEGESFSAGGDIRMMLKGLEGNMSDLYGGVRKVGSAALRIRNLRKPVIASVKGAAAGAGFNLALLCDFRVAADNAKFIQAFVNIGLVPDMGGTFLLTRMLGAARATELIMTGRPVTAQEALSLGLVNRVVTLEELDKATMELAQKLCALPGVALGNMKALINRAVFQGLENSLDNEWEYQVQCSRTEDFKEGITAFAQKRKPVFKGK is encoded by the coding sequence ATGGATTTTAAGAAAATCAAGTTTTCTATTTTCGAGGGTATTGCCTCAATCTTGCTTAACAGTCCCCAAAACCTCAATGCCCTTGATGGGGCCATGCTGGACGATCTCACTGCCGTCTTGGACCTTTGTGCCGATGATGAAAAGGTAAAGGTTGTGGTGATTTCCGCGGAAGGAGAATCCTTTAGCGCAGGAGGGGACATCCGTATGATGCTGAAGGGACTGGAGGGGAATATGTCCGACCTCTATGGCGGGGTCCGTAAAGTAGGGTCGGCTGCCTTACGGATTCGTAACTTAAGAAAACCGGTCATTGCCTCCGTAAAGGGGGCGGCTGCCGGTGCCGGCTTTAACCTGGCGCTGCTTTGCGATTTCCGGGTGGCCGCGGATAATGCCAAATTTATTCAGGCTTTTGTCAATATTGGGCTCGTACCGGATATGGGCGGTACTTTCCTCCTTACCCGCATGCTGGGAGCGGCCAGGGCCACTGAACTGATTATGACGGGACGGCCTGTGACAGCCCAGGAAGCCCTGTCCCTGGGACTGGTAAACAGGGTAGTAACCCTGGAAGAGCTGGACAAGGCCACCATGGAACTTGCCCAAAAGCTTTGTGCCCTTCCCGGCGTAGCCCTGGGCAATATGAAGGCACTCATCAATAGAGCTGTTTTCCAGGGTTTAGAAAACAGCCTGGACAACGAATGGGAATATCAGGTGCAGTGTTCCCGTACGGAAGATTTTAAAGAAGGCATTACAGCTTTTGCGCAAAAAAGAAAACCTGTTTTTAAAGGTAAGTAA
- a CDS encoding acetyl-CoA hydrolase/transferase family protein gives MDWKEIYKSKLVDFAEAVKAVRSGDSIWVAPTTSSPPDLVNALCNRAEELENVNVYSGLLMYPFALLKPNFKGHLNYHTFFLGPIERKFMPQGNVDVISVHFSKIDWMMNNIVKARVLMAEVSLPDERGYMSWGPLGTFCNDLVADNAEVVMVQVNKNVPFVYGEKNVIHVSQVDYICEKDHPLPELPNSPVTEIEKKIAGHILPHIPDGATVQIGLGGIANAVGYGLEDKKDLGVHTEMLTESLVYLAKKGVINCSKKNYYKGKMVCGFGIGNKELYEFMDRNPMVHVAPVYEVNNPYNVAQNDNFISINNALMVDLTGQVCSESLGFEQFSCTGGQLDFVRAAAMSKGGKSFIALSSVVETKNGLQSRIVLQFPPGSVITTPRSDVQYIVTEYGIADLYNKSIARRVHELVKIAHPDFREQLLKDAKEAGLLY, from the coding sequence ATGGACTGGAAAGAAATATACAAAAGCAAGCTGGTTGATTTTGCAGAAGCAGTAAAAGCTGTAAGATCAGGTGACAGCATCTGGGTTGCTCCTACTACCAGCTCGCCTCCGGATCTTGTTAATGCTTTATGCAACCGGGCAGAAGAATTAGAAAATGTAAATGTCTATTCCGGTTTGTTGATGTATCCTTTTGCTTTATTGAAACCAAATTTTAAAGGTCATCTAAACTATCATACTTTTTTCCTGGGGCCTATTGAAAGAAAGTTTATGCCGCAAGGCAATGTTGATGTTATCTCAGTTCATTTTTCCAAGATTGATTGGATGATGAATAATATTGTCAAAGCCAGAGTATTGATGGCAGAGGTTTCACTTCCTGATGAAAGGGGTTACATGAGCTGGGGACCCCTGGGAACTTTCTGCAACGATCTTGTAGCTGACAATGCTGAGGTAGTTATGGTGCAGGTCAATAAAAATGTACCTTTTGTCTATGGGGAAAAGAATGTTATTCACGTCAGTCAAGTTGACTATATTTGTGAAAAAGATCATCCCCTGCCTGAGCTGCCTAACAGCCCTGTTACAGAGATTGAAAAGAAAATTGCCGGGCATATTTTGCCCCATATCCCGGACGGAGCAACGGTTCAAATAGGGTTGGGTGGAATTGCCAATGCTGTGGGCTACGGTCTTGAAGACAAAAAAGATTTGGGTGTGCATACGGAAATGCTTACTGAATCTTTGGTTTACCTGGCCAAGAAAGGAGTAATCAACTGCAGCAAAAAAAATTATTACAAAGGGAAAATGGTCTGCGGTTTTGGAATAGGCAACAAAGAGCTTTATGAATTTATGGACAGGAATCCTATGGTGCATGTGGCTCCAGTATACGAAGTGAACAATCCGTACAATGTAGCTCAGAACGATAATTTTATTTCCATCAATAATGCCTTGATGGTGGACCTTACCGGGCAGGTCTGTTCCGAATCTTTAGGTTTTGAACAGTTTAGCTGTACAGGGGGACAATTAGATTTCGTCAGGGCAGCGGCTATGTCCAAGGGAGGGAAATCTTTCATTGCTCTTTCTTCTGTAGTGGAAACAAAAAATGGATTACAGTCAAGAATTGTTTTGCAGTTTCCTCCTGGTTCAGTTATCACCACTCCCAGGTCTGATGTGCAGTATATTGTTACGGAATACGGCATAGCTGATCTCTACAACAAAAGCATAGCCCGGCGTGTCCATGAACTGGTAAAGATAGCTCATCCTGATTTCCGGGAACAGTTGCTTAAAGACGCAAAAGAAGCGGGCCTTCTTTACTAA
- a CDS encoding 3-hydroxyacyl-CoA dehydrogenase/enoyl-CoA hydratase family protein, with translation MNYSISRAAVLGAGVMGAGIAAHLAGAGIPVLLLDMVPSELTEKEKAQGLTLNAKEVRNRLAQSGKNRVLDEKSRAIYDKDLGAIIQVGNFEDDMHLLKEVDWIIEAVTERLDIKQKLLDQVARYRKPGTIVSSNTSGISINKMVEGFPLEFRQHFLGTHFFNPPRWMKLLEIIPCENCLPEVVEFMKTFGCKRLGKGIVVAKDTPNFIANRLGTYAYLQIIKKMLDYGYSINQIDELTGPVMGRPKSATFRTLDMVGLDTFCHVANNVVNNVDSPSEKENFAPPVFVKTMLEKGALGDKAGQGFYKRIKGEKGSETLVWDYQKEEYVPLVKESLKAVESAMKEKTLEGRINALIDGEEKENRFAWEVTKKTLLYAAQMVPDLADNFKDIDNALVWGFNWELGPFALWDAIGLEKSVGRMKTEGEAIPAWIEKMLASGRSKFYDQAEKHVAPYIVLASGKYKTLKLNNDAALLDIGDGVACLQFRSKNNTVTDLVIEMIYEAVEEVKKNYLGLVLGNQSKNFSVGANLNLIGKLAMEKKFEELGRIVENFQRANLALKYSYKPVVAAPYGMTLGGGAEITMHAHAVTAGAETYMGLVEVGVGLIPAGGGTKEMLLKSTQELAGNPQNDLLPELRRAWETIASAKVSSSAHDAVKKGYLRPSDRIVMNQDYLLDEAKDTVLFLAEGGFRPLLKKPVKVLGTSGRASLQYSIDFMHKGGFITEYDAHIAKMIAWVMTGGDVPAGVLVTEEQILELEKEAFLSLCGESKTLQRIEHMLSTGKPLRN, from the coding sequence ATGAATTACAGTATAAGCAGAGCTGCCGTACTTGGTGCTGGAGTTATGGGAGCAGGCATTGCAGCTCACCTGGCGGGGGCAGGAATTCCTGTCCTGCTCCTGGATATGGTGCCTAGTGAGCTTACTGAAAAAGAAAAAGCTCAGGGATTAACTTTGAATGCCAAAGAAGTACGCAACCGATTGGCTCAGTCTGGCAAGAACAGGGTTCTTGACGAAAAAAGCAGGGCCATTTATGACAAAGACCTGGGAGCAATAATACAGGTGGGTAATTTTGAAGATGATATGCACCTGCTTAAAGAGGTGGACTGGATTATTGAAGCAGTTACGGAGAGGTTGGACATCAAACAAAAACTGCTAGATCAGGTGGCCCGGTATCGCAAGCCGGGAACTATCGTCAGTTCTAATACTTCCGGAATCTCTATCAATAAAATGGTAGAAGGTTTTCCCTTGGAGTTCAGACAGCATTTTCTGGGAACCCATTTTTTTAATCCCCCTCGCTGGATGAAGCTCCTGGAGATTATCCCATGTGAGAATTGTTTGCCAGAAGTTGTGGAGTTTATGAAAACCTTTGGATGTAAAAGGTTGGGAAAAGGGATTGTAGTGGCCAAGGACACGCCCAATTTTATAGCCAACCGCTTAGGAACCTATGCTTATCTGCAGATAATCAAGAAAATGCTGGACTACGGTTACAGCATTAACCAAATTGATGAGCTGACGGGACCAGTTATGGGCAGGCCCAAAAGCGCTACTTTCCGTACCCTGGATATGGTGGGGCTTGACACCTTTTGCCATGTGGCCAACAATGTGGTAAACAATGTGGACAGTCCATCAGAAAAAGAGAATTTTGCTCCCCCGGTTTTTGTGAAAACAATGCTGGAGAAGGGAGCCCTGGGGGATAAGGCCGGCCAGGGCTTCTATAAAAGGATAAAAGGTGAAAAAGGAAGCGAAACCCTGGTCTGGGATTATCAAAAAGAAGAGTATGTGCCCCTGGTCAAAGAATCATTAAAGGCCGTAGAATCGGCCATGAAAGAGAAAACTTTGGAGGGAAGGATTAATGCTCTCATAGATGGTGAGGAAAAAGAAAACCGGTTTGCATGGGAGGTGACTAAGAAAACCTTGCTTTATGCCGCTCAGATGGTCCCTGATCTTGCCGATAATTTCAAGGATATCGATAATGCCCTGGTATGGGGTTTTAACTGGGAGTTAGGCCCGTTTGCCCTGTGGGATGCTATTGGCCTGGAAAAGTCAGTGGGGCGAATGAAAACAGAGGGAGAAGCAATTCCGGCTTGGATCGAAAAAATGTTGGCTTCCGGTAGGAGCAAGTTTTATGACCAGGCTGAAAAGCATGTTGCCCCCTATATTGTTCTTGCCTCTGGAAAATATAAAACTTTAAAACTTAATAATGACGCTGCTCTACTGGATATTGGCGATGGGGTAGCTTGTCTGCAGTTTCGTTCTAAAAACAACACAGTCACAGATTTGGTTATTGAAATGATTTATGAGGCTGTGGAGGAAGTTAAGAAAAACTATCTGGGTTTGGTGCTTGGCAATCAGAGCAAAAACTTTTCTGTAGGAGCAAACTTAAATCTTATTGGCAAGTTGGCTATGGAGAAAAAGTTTGAAGAATTGGGCAGGATAGTGGAAAATTTTCAAAGAGCCAATCTGGCTTTAAAATACAGTTATAAGCCCGTTGTTGCAGCACCATACGGGATGACTCTTGGCGGAGGAGCCGAAATAACCATGCATGCCCATGCTGTAACAGCCGGTGCAGAAACATATATGGGCTTGGTAGAAGTCGGGGTAGGATTAATCCCTGCGGGTGGCGGTACAAAAGAAATGCTTTTAAAAAGCACTCAAGAGTTGGCAGGCAACCCTCAGAACGATCTTTTACCTGAGTTGCGCAGGGCCTGGGAAACTATTGCCTCGGCCAAGGTCTCCAGCAGTGCTCATGACGCTGTGAAGAAAGGTTACCTGAGGCCCAGTGACAGAATTGTCATGAATCAGGATTATTTGCTTGATGAGGCGAAAGATACGGTGCTGTTCCTAGCCGAAGGTGGATTCAGGCCTTTGCTTAAAAAGCCGGTTAAGGTTTTGGGGACTTCGGGAAGGGCCTCGCTGCAATACAGTATAGATTTTATGCATAAAGGCGGCTTTATTACAGAATATGATGCCCATATCGCCAAGATGATTGCCTGGGTTATGACGGGAGGGGATGTGCCGGCCGGGGTTCTGGTCACTGAAGAACAAATCCTGGAATTGGAAAAAGAGGCTTTCCTGAGTTTGTGCGGTGAAAGCAAAACCTTGCAGAGGATAGAACATATGCTGAGCACAGGTAAACCTTTGAGAAACTGA
- a CDS encoding thiolase family protein — MKEAVIVACGRSAIGKAPGGQLKYTRPDEIAAQVVQGVVKRIPQLDPGKIDDFVLGCAFPEAEQGMNLARIVSLRAGLPVDVPAQTINRFCSSGLQSVATAAHSIMAGQTNVALAGGVESMSTIPMGGNRISPNPYLMENYPETYLAMGLTAERVAEKYGVTREIQDRFALESHLKAAQAQSENKFAEEIIPVKALRPVADQSGMMRSETFIFERDEGIRPDVSLEGLSKLRPVFKTNGTVTAGNSSQMSDGAAAVLLMSQGAAREIGVKPLALFRSFAVAGVEPEVMGIGPVKAIPKALKIAGINKEDLDLIELNEAFAAQAVACIKELDLDPGKVNVNGGAIALGHPLGCTGTFLLVKLLSELTRRKGRYGLVSMCIGGGMGAAAVFELC, encoded by the coding sequence ATGAAAGAAGCAGTAATTGTGGCTTGTGGCCGCTCGGCTATAGGCAAAGCCCCAGGGGGCCAATTAAAATATACAAGACCTGATGAAATTGCGGCCCAGGTTGTGCAGGGGGTAGTTAAACGCATCCCACAGCTGGATCCCGGAAAAATAGATGATTTTGTCCTTGGCTGTGCCTTCCCGGAAGCTGAACAGGGAATGAACCTGGCCAGAATAGTGAGCCTGAGGGCAGGTTTGCCGGTAGATGTGCCCGCTCAGACTATTAACAGATTTTGTTCCTCAGGTCTGCAATCTGTCGCCACCGCAGCCCATAGCATCATGGCAGGGCAGACTAATGTTGCCTTGGCTGGTGGAGTAGAGTCCATGAGCACCATACCAATGGGGGGGAACCGGATTTCTCCTAACCCTTATCTTATGGAGAATTATCCTGAAACATATTTGGCTATGGGTTTGACAGCAGAAAGAGTTGCTGAAAAATACGGTGTCACCAGGGAAATACAAGACCGTTTTGCCTTGGAAAGTCATCTTAAAGCGGCGCAAGCCCAGTCGGAAAATAAGTTTGCGGAAGAAATAATACCGGTAAAAGCCCTTAGACCCGTTGCTGACCAGTCAGGTATGATGAGAAGTGAGACTTTTATTTTTGAAAGAGATGAAGGTATACGTCCTGATGTGAGTTTGGAAGGATTAAGCAAATTAAGACCTGTTTTTAAGACTAATGGTACAGTTACAGCGGGCAACTCCTCGCAGATGAGCGATGGGGCGGCAGCAGTATTACTTATGTCTCAAGGGGCTGCCCGGGAAATAGGGGTAAAACCTCTTGCTTTGTTCAGATCTTTTGCCGTAGCGGGAGTAGAACCGGAAGTAATGGGCATTGGTCCTGTAAAGGCGATTCCTAAAGCCCTAAAGATTGCAGGTATAAATAAAGAGGATCTTGATCTTATAGAATTGAATGAAGCCTTCGCTGCCCAGGCTGTTGCCTGCATCAAAGAGCTTGATTTGGATCCCGGAAAAGTAAATGTTAATGGAGGCGCAATTGCTTTGGGGCATCCCTTGGGTTGTACAGGAACCTTTCTTCTGGTCAAGCTGCTTTCTGAATTAACACGCAGGAAGGGTCGCTATGGTCTTGTCAGTATGTGTATAGGCGGAGGCATGGGTGCAGCAGCGGTATTTGAACTTTGCTAA